The Rhodohalobacter sp. SW132 genome has a segment encoding these proteins:
- a CDS encoding immunoglobulin-like domain-containing protein produces MQLSSTYGFSLLIACLMLSIFQSGCDLLSQNSNDFQNLIIQTEKETYSKEENELITANILNESAEAVFITMPGPVTLDKKIDGKWENLGRWYITAAIAPRLVEIAPEEFLSEIAKLNTDDPIIEETGLYRFHFSMYSSKFDMAGGENGSKSILPLKFRISNTFYISD; encoded by the coding sequence ATGCAATTGAGTTCAACATATGGCTTCTCCCTGCTGATAGCTTGCTTAATGCTATCGATATTTCAGTCTGGTTGCGATTTACTAAGCCAAAACTCAAATGATTTTCAAAATCTTATCATTCAAACCGAGAAGGAAACGTATTCTAAAGAAGAGAACGAGCTTATTACTGCAAATATACTTAATGAGTCGGCTGAAGCAGTATTTATTACAATGCCGGGCCCTGTAACACTTGATAAAAAAATCGACGGGAAATGGGAGAACTTAGGCAGGTGGTATATTACAGCTGCAATTGCCCCACGCCTTGTTGAAATAGCACCGGAGGAATTTTTATCTGAAATCGCAAAACTAAATACTGACGATCCGATCATTGAGGAAACTGGTTTATATCGTTTTCATTTCAGCATGTATTCATCAAAATTTGATATGGCAGGCGGAGAAAATGGCTCAAAATCCATATTACCGTTGAAATTCCGCATATCAAATACATTCTATATTTCCGATTGA
- a CDS encoding kelch repeat-containing protein — MTTKSLFLSLLFLVLALLPLQTVGQTYNWHSLESEGNATERHENALVRAGNKFILLGGRGMKPIDIYDTQTQEWTEGAQPPFEIHHIQAVELEGLVYVVGAMSGGWPYETSLSHILIYDPVLDKWAIGPEIPEDRRRGAAGTVVYDGKIYVVCGIINGHTSGWVSWLDEFDPKTNEWRTLPNAPRSRDHLHAAVVDDKLVVAGGRRSGYGGGGFETTVAQTNVFDFDTMEWTELPSPEGDIPTQRAGIAATVHQGNVAIIGGESGSQETAHSEVEMLVLSTGSWESLPSLNRGRHGTQAILFDDMIVVGAGSGNRGGGPELNSFEIFSSEENPEFPDTPLTKAELTTSTEEIIFTDDDSSDKEVILSSQNGNQASLIQYIQLDNTSDFALNLPIEFPFVLAPGQEIPIEISRISTETGNPQATLFIKPLGNTEPISVSIRITD, encoded by the coding sequence ATGACAACTAAAAGCCTTTTTCTCTCCCTGCTCTTTCTGGTTCTCGCTTTACTCCCTCTTCAAACAGTTGGCCAAACCTACAACTGGCATTCACTTGAATCTGAAGGAAATGCTACCGAACGCCATGAAAATGCTCTTGTTCGAGCCGGTAATAAATTCATTTTACTTGGGGGGCGCGGAATGAAGCCAATTGACATTTACGATACCCAAACCCAGGAATGGACCGAAGGTGCTCAGCCACCGTTTGAAATTCATCACATCCAGGCAGTAGAGTTAGAAGGACTCGTCTATGTTGTTGGAGCGATGAGTGGCGGATGGCCGTATGAAACATCACTTTCACATATTCTCATTTATGATCCTGTTTTAGATAAATGGGCCATCGGACCAGAAATACCGGAAGATCGCAGACGGGGGGCTGCTGGAACCGTTGTGTACGATGGAAAGATTTATGTCGTTTGCGGAATTATCAACGGCCATACTTCGGGATGGGTGAGTTGGCTGGATGAATTTGATCCAAAAACGAATGAGTGGCGAACATTGCCAAATGCACCGAGATCAAGAGATCACCTTCACGCCGCCGTTGTTGATGATAAACTGGTCGTTGCCGGTGGACGACGATCCGGGTATGGCGGCGGCGGTTTTGAAACGACTGTTGCACAAACAAATGTCTTTGATTTTGATACAATGGAGTGGACTGAACTGCCCTCTCCTGAAGGTGATATCCCAACCCAGCGTGCAGGGATTGCTGCAACCGTCCATCAGGGAAATGTCGCCATAATTGGCGGTGAAAGCGGCAGCCAGGAAACAGCACACAGTGAAGTGGAGATGCTGGTTCTTTCAACTGGAAGCTGGGAATCCCTCCCCTCCTTAAATCGCGGACGACACGGCACTCAGGCCATCTTATTTGATGATATGATTGTGGTTGGAGCGGGAAGCGGAAATCGAGGCGGCGGACCTGAACTGAATTCATTTGAAATCTTTTCATCTGAAGAGAATCCTGAATTCCCCGATACACCCCTCACCAAAGCAGAACTTACCACATCAACCGAAGAAATTATTTTTACTGATGATGATTCCAGCGACAAAGAAGTCATTCTGAGTAGTCAAAACGGAAATCAGGCCAGTTTGATCCAGTATATTCAATTGGATAACACCTCCGATTTCGCACTTAATTTACCCATTGAGTTTCCGTTTGTCCTTGCGCCGGGTCAGGAGATTCCTATTGAAATATCCCGGATCAGCACTGAGACAGGAAATCCGCAGGCAACACTTTTCATCAAACCTTTGGGAAATACTGAGCCCATCAGTGTAAGCATTCGGATTACCGATTAA